A window of Streptomyces sp. NBC_01689 genomic DNA:
ACCCCGTCTCCTCCTCGACCTCCCGCAGCGCGCCCGCCAGGGCGTCCTCGGCGCGCTTGAGCTTGCCCTTCGGATGCGACCAGTCGTCGTACTTCGGCCGGTGGACCAGACAGACCTCGAGCTCGCCGTCCACGGGCGAGCGGCGCCACAGGACGCAGCCCGCCGCCCGGATGATGTCGGTGCCGCCGGTCATGGGGCCTCCCTCAGGGGGTGCGTACGGCTTCCTTCTGCCAGCTCTGCTGGAACGCGAAGCGGGCCGCCTCCACCTCGTGCCGCTGGTCCGCGTGGAGCACGCCGAGCGCGTACGCGGTCGCCGGGGCGATACGGGGGGTGCGGGCCGCCGACGCCGCGGCCGCGGCCGCCTCCGCCGCGTCCCGGTGCCGGTCGAGGGCCTGTCCCGCGCCGAGCAGCCGTGCGTCGGAGGGGACGCCCTCCTGGTGCAGGCACTCGCGCGCGTAGCGGTGCAGCCGCAGCAGCAGCCGGACCTGGTGCCAGGGCGCGTCCTGGGGATGGGGAGCGGCGTCCGCGGAGAGGCCGTGCACGAGAGCCTCCGCGTTGTACGGATGGCCCGCGGTGAGCAGGGGCAGCGCGGCGACCGCGTCGACGAGCCGGTCCTGCGCGGCGGACGCGAGCGGGCGCAGGTCGGCGGCGGTGGCCGCCGTGGTGAGCGGCACCTCGCTCGCGAGCACGGCGACGCTGTCCGCGACGGCGTGGAAGCGGGAGGAGCCCAGCGCCTGGAGTGCCGCCGAGTGCGCCCGGGTGCGGGCCAGGGTCAGCTGGCGGTCGAGCAGCGCGCCCGCCTTCGCCGCACCGATCGTCAGATGGCCCTTGGCCGGGACGTCGGCGCCGCCGGCGGCCTGGGTGGGGAATCCGGTCGGACCCGAGAGCCGGTTCAGCGCGCCGAGCAGCCGCTCCAGCCGCGCCGCGTAGGCGTGCTCGCGGGCCAGCGTGCCCGACAGCCAGGCGAGTTCGGGACGCATCCCCTCCGACCAGTCCGGGTCGAGGAGAGGCCGGAAGGTGTGCAGGGTGCCGCTGATGCGGCGGGCCGAGCGGCGCAGGGCACGCGCCGCGTCGACCGACTCCGACGAGCCGCCCGCCGCGGCGCCGGTCTCCCGGTGCTGCCGCAGCGAGCGGAGGAACTCCGTGGCCTGGTCCCGCAGATAGCCCGCGAGGACCTCGCCGACGGGCGTACCGCCCTGCTCACGGGTCTCCCGCCGGTCGGGCGGTGCCGCGAGCCGGGGTGGGGACCCGGCCGTGGGGTCGGTGGGGTCAAGGTGTCGCTGTGCCACGCCGGCGCCTCCGGGCGTCTATGAGCATCTCCTGGACGTTCCGCAGCGGTTGGCCATCCTGGTCGGTCGCGTGCCGGGTCCATTCGCCGTCCGGGCCCAGGTGCCAGGAGGCGGTGGTGTCCGACATCCCGGTCTCGAACAGCCGGCTGAGGGCTGCCCGGTGGGCCGGGTCGGTGATCCTGACGAGGGCCTCGATCCGCCGGTCGAGGTTGCGGTGCATCATGTCGGCGCTGCCGATCCACACCTCGGGTTCGCCGCCGTTGCCGAACGCGAAGACCCGTGAGTGTTCCAGGAAGCGGCCGAGCACGGACCGGACCCGTATGTTTTCGGACAGGCCGGTGACGCCGGGCCGGACCGCGCAGATGCCACGCACCCACA
This region includes:
- a CDS encoding CHAD domain-containing protein codes for the protein MAQRHLDPTDPTAGSPPRLAAPPDRRETREQGGTPVGEVLAGYLRDQATEFLRSLRQHRETGAAAGGSSESVDAARALRRSARRISGTLHTFRPLLDPDWSEGMRPELAWLSGTLAREHAYAARLERLLGALNRLSGPTGFPTQAAGGADVPAKGHLTIGAAKAGALLDRQLTLARTRAHSAALQALGSSRFHAVADSVAVLASEVPLTTAATAADLRPLASAAQDRLVDAVAALPLLTAGHPYNAEALVHGLSADAAPHPQDAPWHQVRLLLRLHRYARECLHQEGVPSDARLLGAGQALDRHRDAAEAAAAAASAARTPRIAPATAYALGVLHADQRHEVEAARFAFQQSWQKEAVRTP